The following DNA comes from Fusarium fujikuroi IMI 58289 draft genome, chromosome FFUJ_chr03.
CGACGATAGCGGCGTCACAGGTAGCTTCGAGCTTTGCAAACGCAGGCGACGCAGCTGCGACTGTCATGCCTTTGACCTTGTAGCTGTCTTTAACCGTAAAGGGGATACCCTCTAGAGGTCGCGGCGGTTTTCCGGACGCACGGTAGTCGTCCGAGGCCTGAGCTTCAGCAAAGACATCTGGGTTTATCACAGTAATTGAGTTGAGACAAGGACCTCGACAGTCATATCTCCCAATGCGATGCAGGTAAAGggcgacaagctcaacacttGTGATGGCTCGAGTATCCAGCAGATGTTTGAGATCGCCAATGGTGGCGTCGAGTAAGTTAAGCGTGGTTTGGCTATTCATTTTGGATGAATTGGAGGAAGAGTAAGGAAAAAATAACAGATGATCAAAactcaagatcttggacgAGGACTGTGATAATCCAGATGGAAGGCATCACTTATATACATGCCGCTGCAGTCTACCAACATACTTTCCGAGATTGACATTTCGGTTCTGGACCTGTCTCCGAGAATGAGTTTAGGGTACTTCGGCATTTTCTTCGGAGAAGGCCTGCTTAGCAAAAGAACGATTGGCTCCGAACTTCAACTTCGGAGCAGCTAAGCCCTATAGGGAAGGTCATGGCGATTGTCAAGCCCCCACGACTGCGGGGAATGTCCCTACCCTCCATTGATCAGTGATGTCTTCCGAAGTTGACAATTCAAGTGAGCCCTTTCATGTTCGGGAGCCACTCAGTTCGCGGTTCTCCTCGCATCCGTGACATAAAATGACAGGGCCCGGAAAAGCCGCATGCTGTTGGACATGCAAAATTAGGCATGTCAAATGTGACGGGGCACCAACGGCTTGTTTCCAATGCACCAGCAGAGAGATTCAGTGCCACGGATATGGATCGATGCCTATATGGCTAGACGGAGGCCCAAATGAAAGGCAGGAGAAGCAGCGCATCAAGCTGGCTGTAAAGAAGAACTttagagagagaaagagccTCCAGGCACGTCGACTGAGAGATCACAATCGGACCGCAAATCAAGGACAGAGCCTATCAAGCATCGCTGAACAAGGCAATCAAACTGGCAACGCTGCTCAACGTAAGTGTTTTGTATCGCGATGGAGAGCTATGCTCACGTCATCAGCAAATGCCATCTTAAGAAACGAGCCATCGCCAATCTTGACTCCTCAATCCTTGCAGAGCCGGGTCCTCTCAGGGCAGTCATTCGCCGAGCCACTTCACTACGATGAAGCCAGTCTCCTGATGCACTACCTAGACCATGTGTTTCCATACCAATACCCTTTTTTTGACAAAGCAAGGCTGTCTCGAGGCTGGCTGCTATGGCTTCTCAGCAAAAATGGGCCTCTCTATCGAGCATCCATGGGCCTCGCAGCGTTGCATCAGCGATCATTATTAGGCAAGACAAAcaaccatcatcttgaactAGAGTTCCATACCAAAGCGGTCAGGCAGTTACAGGACTTTCTTGTGTCCATTGATATCAATGAGCTGCGGCCTGAGAACGAGACTCTGGTCGAAATTATCACTTGCGGTATCGCTCTCATCAGCTTTGAGGTAAACTTGTGTCAAGTTGACCAAAACGAGTGCTAAAAGACAACAGGTCCTTCGAGGCAGTTCAACAGACTGGCAGCCGCATTTGAGCGCCATGTCCTCCATAGCAGCCATGATGCATAATCAGCCTCGACTTCTGCATTCTGTAGATCAGCATCCTACCCCTCTCTTCGAGGGGAAAGCCAACGCCGCCATGGCTTTTCATCTACCGGTCCTGCTTTGGATGGATTTATTAGCCTGTGTAGCCACG
Coding sequences within:
- a CDS encoding related to C6 zink-finger protein PRO1A encodes the protein MPIWLDGGPNERQEKQRIKLAVKKNFRERKSLQARRLRDHNRTANQGQSLSSIAEQGNQTGNAAQPNAILRNEPSPILTPQSLQSRVLSGQSFAEPLHYDEASLLMHYLDHVFPYQYPFFDKARLSRGWLLWLLSKNGPLYRASMGLAALHQRSLLGKTNNHHLELEFHTKAVRQLQDFLVSIDINELRPENETLVEIITCGIALISFEVLRGSSTDWQPHLSAMSSIAAMMHNQPRLLHSVDQHPTPLFEGKANAAMAFHLPVLLWMDLLACVATREAPKLPYDEWLGPNCTFQLAHIMGCHNSVMKGIGDISLQKKKQLIEDELESVMDTTPMASMGSQGISSMIQSFSHMKSEQRPEQDSVTRIFAAAALSQLASFTAEVSNNISMTVVRRSVSRVILEIKMAPQIVSPRHLSWPICVAGCLADQDQQPFFEALLSTVLSEGTGMIGNCGTVRDILRACWRNKAEQPDQQWDCSSTMKQLDIYALLI